GAGACAACAATCCCGTGCATCTGGACCAGACCTACGCCGCCACCACGCCTTTCGAGACCCGCATCGCCCACGGCATGCTGACCGCCAGCCTGATCTCCGGCGTGATCGGCACCCGCCTGCCCGGCTACGGCACCGTCTACCTGTCTCAGTCCACCCGCTTCAAGGCGCCGGTGCGCATCGGCGAAACCGTCACCACCCGCGTCACCGTCGAAGAGCTGATCCCGGAAAAGAAACGGGTGCGGCTCTCCACCCAATGCCGCGTCGGCGACAAGGTGGTGCTGGAAGGGGAATCGCTGGTGATCGCGCCGTCCCGCAATTGAGCTCAACAGGACTGGCCGTGCCGGGCCAGCGCCCAGCGCACCGGCTCGGCCACCAGCTCGTCGGGAAAGTCCAGCCGTCTGCGCAGCGCGGCCACCACTTCCGGCGTGGTGGGCGAGTTGCCCAGGCCCACGGCCAGGTTGGACAGCCACTTGTGGTAGCCGATCCGATAGATCGGGCTGCCCGCCATCCGCTCGCGGAATTCGTCCGCGCTCCAGTCGAACAGTTCTACCAGACTGGCGCAATCCAGGCCATGACGCACCGCAAAATCAGCTTCCGCTGTTAAAGCGCCGAAACGATTCCACGGACAGAACAGCTGGCAATCGTCGCAGCCGTAAACGCGATTGCCGATCAAGGGCCGCAGCGGTTCCGGGATCGCGCCCTTCAACTCGATGGTCAGGTAGGAAATGCAACGCCGCGCGTCCACCGTATAGGGTTCGACGATGGCGCCGGTGGGGCACACGTCCAGGCAACGCGTGCAGCGGCCGCAGTGCCCATCCTCGGCCTCGTCGGGCGGCAGCGGCAGATCGGTCAGGATCTCGCCGAGGAAGAACAGCGAGCCCTGGCGTTTGGTCAGCAGCAGCGTGTGCTTGCCGCGCCAGCCCAGGCCAGCCTGGGAGGCCAGCGCCACTTCGGCCAGCGGCGCGCTGTCGGTGAACACCCGATAGCCGAACGATCCGACCGCGCCCTCGATGCGCTCAGCCAGTTTCTGCAGCCGGTTGCGCAGCACCTTGTGATAGTCGCGCCCCAGCGCGTAACGCGACAAATAGGCGCGCGACGGGTCGGCCAGCACCCGTTCGGCCGGCTCGGATCCCGGCCAGTAATTCATCCGCAGCGAAATCACCGACAGCGTGCCCGGCACCAGCTCCGCGGGGCGGACGCGCAGCGCGCCATGGCGCGCCATGTAGTCCATCTCGCCGTGATGGCCGGCCGCCAGCCAGGCTTCCAGCCGTTGCTCCGCCTCCGGCGGCAGCGCCGCGCGCGTGACGCGGGCATCGGCGAAACCGGCTTCGCGCGCCCAGGCTTTGATTTGGCGCGACAATTCGGGATAATCCGGTTTTTGAGGAGGATTCTCAGTCATGGCGATGGATGATACCAGCGTTCAAAGCGGCAGCCTGCCCGACGAGAGCGCGACCCTGGCGCTGGGCGCAGCCTTCGCCGCCGCCGCGCAACCCGGCCTGACCGTGCACCTGCTGGGCGACCTCGGGGCCGGCAAGACCACCTTCACCCGCGGCCTGCTGGCCGCGCTGGGCCACCGCGGCAAAGTGAAAAGTCCCAC
This genomic window from Chromobacterium violaceum ATCC 12472 contains:
- a CDS encoding MaoC family dehydratase, encoding MTVYFEDLAVGASAESGKTITEADVLLFSAVSGDNNPVHLDQTYAATTPFETRIAHGMLTASLISGVIGTRLPGYGTVYLSQSTRFKAPVRIGETVTTRVTVEELIPEKKRVRLSTQCRVGDKVVLEGESLVIAPSRN
- the queG gene encoding tRNA epoxyqueuosine(34) reductase QueG, whose product is MSRQIKAWAREAGFADARVTRAALPPEAEQRLEAWLAAGHHGEMDYMARHGALRVRPAELVPGTLSVISLRMNYWPGSEPAERVLADPSRAYLSRYALGRDYHKVLRNRLQKLAERIEGAVGSFGYRVFTDSAPLAEVALASQAGLGWRGKHTLLLTKRQGSLFFLGEILTDLPLPPDEAEDGHCGRCTRCLDVCPTGAIVEPYTVDARRCISYLTIELKGAIPEPLRPLIGNRVYGCDDCQLFCPWNRFGALTAEADFAVRHGLDCASLVELFDWSADEFRERMAGSPIYRIGYHKWLSNLAVGLGNSPTTPEVVAALRRRLDFPDELVAEPVRWALARHGQSC